In Anaeromyxobacter diazotrophicus, the sequence TGCCGCGGGCGCCGCTCACGCCGCCGCCGCGGCGCTGGCTGCCGCCCCGCCCGCCATGGCGCGGCGGTAAGCCGCCACGCCGGCGTGGGTGGCGCGCTCGGGCGCCGGCGCGCGGGACGGCGGGGGCGCGGGAGGGCGCGAGCGCGCCGCGCGGTACCAGCGCACGGTGCCGCGCGGCACCGGCGCCGCGCCGCGGCTCGCCTCGCGCGCCTCGGCCGTGAGCGTGACCTTCTCCGCGTGCGTGGCGGCGCGCGCTGCCTCGCCGTCGGCGGGCGCGGCGGCGGGGAGCGCGGGGAGCGCGCCGATGCGGGCGAGGTCGAGCGTCACGGGGTGCGGCGCCTCTGCCGCCGGCGCAGCCTACACGAGCGCGCGGGCGCGGGGCGTCCCCCGGCGGGCTGACGCCCCGCCCGACCCGGCCGCGACGCCCCGGGTCGGCGGCCCCTCACCCGCGCCGCACACCTACAGTCCGTCGAACGCCACCTCCTCGACCTCGAAGCGCGCGTACGGGAAGGGCCGCCCCTCGATGATCCAGCTCGCCTCCATGTGAAAGGGGACGAGCACGCCGTCCACCGGGCGGAAGTCGCCGGACGCGCCGTGGAACGGCGTCTTCACGCTCCGGCCGCCGCCGAGGTCGCGCTCCCGCTCGCCGCTCATCCCGGTCATGAGCCCGTCGGGGCCGAAGGCGAAGGTGGCGGTCACGGCGCGGCCGCCCACCGCCAGCGTGGCGCGGGCGTGGTCCGCGTCGATCGCCTCCCACCGCAGGTGGCGCGCGTCGAGGAAGGCGGTCGGCATCCAGGCGAGCTCGCCGAGCAGCCGGAGCAGCGCGCCCTGGTCCAGCGCGGCGCCGCGCGCGCGCTGGAGCGTGACCGTGGACGCGAGCTTCACGAGCATCTCGCCCTCGCCGTCGACGGAGCGGTCCCGCGCGTCGATCCACAGCCCGGCCCCGGCCCGCACCCGCCCGTGCCAGACGAAGCCGGGCGGCGCGCTCGAGAGCCACTGCTCGCCGCGGATGGGCAGCCAGGGTTTGTCGAGCCCGGGCCGGAACGTGCCCCCGTGGCGGAGGTGCGCGGCGCGCAGCGGCGCGTGCCGCCCCGCCCCGGACACCTCCAGGTAGCGGCGCACCGGCGCCGGGAGGCCGTCGAGCTGCGGGCGGTGGGAATTCGGCGCGGAAGCGGCCGCGCGCGCCGCGAGCGCCGCGCCCTCCGCCGCGGCGCTCCGCTCGAAGCGCTCCCGCCGCTCCAGGACGAGCAGCGCCAGGGCCGCGAACACGGCGAGCGCGATCCCGATCCAGGTGGTCACCGAGTGGCCCCTTCGCGCGCCGGGGGACGCGCGGCGCGGGCGCGATTCTACGCCGAGCCGCGCGATGCGGGCCGACGTTCGCCGGGCGCCCTGGTGAGCCGTCCAGCGCTTCTCGCCCTGCAGGCGCTCGCCTCCCCGGCCGCGTCGAAGATGGGGCCTGTCGCACCGAGCGGGCGAGCGCCTGGGCCATCGCCCGTACGCCGGCCGGACGATCGGTGAACCCCCCGCCCGCGTGAAATCTCCGCGGTCGCGGCCCTCTCGCACACCTTGTCCGCTGGTATGCGGCGGTGTGAGCGAAGGCGTGTGCTACACCCGCACCACCCCTCGGCCGGGGGGAACAGGCTCGCTCGGCGAGTCGTTCGGGGAGCGCAGGACCACCCCGAAAGGAGCCGCCCTTGCCGCCCGCCCGCCCCCTCCTGGCGCTCGCCGTCGCCCTGGCGCTGCCGGTCGCCGCGCGCGCCACCACCGTCTGGACGGCGACGGGGACCGAGAAGATCCGCCCCGGCGCGGCCGCCCGGGCCGACGCGGCGGGGACGCTCTCGGCCGCGAAGAACGAGTTCGAGGCGTTCCAGATCGCGGTGGTGGGCCCCGCCACCGGCGTCTCCGCGACAGCCACCGCGCTCACCGGGCCGGGCGTGATCGCGGCCCCGCGGCTCTACCGCGAGGCGCTCATCGACCTCCAGTACGCGTCGGCCGCCGACGGCGCGACGGGCAGCTTCCCCGACGCGCTCATCCCGGACGTCGACGACGTGGTGGGCGAGAAGCGCAACGCGTTCCCCTTCGACGTGCCGGCCGGCCAGACCTGGGTGCTCTACGTCGAGGTGCACGTCCCACCCGGCGCCGCGGCCGGCGACTACGCGGGGACGGTGACGGTCCACGCCGCCGAGGGCGACGCGGTCGTCCCGGTGAAGCTCACCGTGTGGGACTTCGCGCTCCCCTCCACCTCGTCCCTGCGCTCGGCCTTCGGCGAGGGCGGCGCCGCCGCCCGGCACGCGCTCTCGGGCGACGCGCTCACCGCGCTCGAGACGCGCTACGCGCAGCTCGCGCTCGACCACCGCGTCTCGCTCCACGACGTGCGCGACGGCGCGAACCCGGACTGGGCCCACTTCGACCGGTGGTATGGGCCGCTCCTCGACGGCGCGATGCCCACCCAGCTCGCCGGGGCGCGGCTCACCTCGATGTCGAGCGGCGCCGACCTCGCCTCCGCGGCGCAGCACGCCGACTGGGCGGCGCACTTCAAGGCCAGGGGCTGGTTCGGCCGGCTCTTCCAGTACACCTGCGACGAGCCGCCCATCACCTGCGCCTGGTCGGACATCGCCGCCCGCGCGCAGAACGCGAAGCAGGCCGACCCGAGCTTCCGCACCCTCGTCACCACCGACGCCGCCCAGGCCACCCAGAACGGCGTGCTCGGATCGATCGACCTCATGGTGCCGGTCATCAACTACCTCGACGACCGGCCGTACGACGCCTACGGGTGGACCGCCGGCGGCGAGACGCGGCCCGCCTACGACGCCTTCCTCTCGGCGCCGGGCAAGGAGCTGTGGCTCTACCAGAGCTGCATGAGCCACGGCTGCGGCGGCACGGTGGACATCGGCAACCCCACCGCGAGCGACCTCTACTGGACCGGCTGGCCGAGCTACATGGTGGACGCGAGCGCGGTGCGGAACCGCGCCATGGAGTGGTTCAGCTTCCGGTACGGGGCGTCGGGCGAGCTGTACTACGAGACCACCCAGGCCTACTACGCGCGCGATCCCTGGACCGGCGGGCTGTGGGACTTCACCGGCAACGGCGACGGCACGCTCTTCTGGCCCGGCACCCCCGACCGCATCGGCGGCACGACCGACATCCCGCTCGCCTCGCTCCGCCTCAAGCTCGTCCGCGAGGGAATGGAGGACTACGAGTACCTGAAGCTCCTCACCGACCTGGGCGGCGGCGACGAGGCGCAGGCCATCGCGAAGCAGCTCTTCCCGCACCCGTGGCAGTCGGACGCGAAGCCGGCCGACCTGCTGGCGGCCCGGGCGCAGCTCGCGGCGCGCATCGTGGCCCTCTCGTCCCAGGCCGCGCCGGCGGCGAGCTCGAGCGGGGCGGGGGGCTCGGCCGCGACCAGCTCCCCCGGCGGCTCCGCCGGCTCATCCGCGTCGGGCACCGCGTCCGGCGCGTCCGGCTCCGGCTCCGGCGCCGCGTCCGGCTGCGGCGCGGCCGGCGGCGACCCGGCCGGCCTCCTCACCTTCCTCGGCGGTCCGCTGGCGCTCGCCTGGCGGCGGCGTCGCCTCCGCGCGGGCGCGGCGCGCTGAGCGCTTCCGCCAGCGCGCGCCCCAGCTCGTCGTGCGCGGCGAGCCAGGGCCGCGCCTCGCGCGGGAAGCCGCGCAGGGAGGGCGCGAGCCGGGCGGCGAGCCGGTCCACCAGCCCGCCCAGCCCGGCCCGGCGCGCCAGGGCTGCCAGCTCGCGGTCCTCGATGGCGTCGCGGACGAGCTTGAGCCGGATCGACTCGACCGGGAACGGGTTCGCCCCGCCGAGCTCGCCCGGCAGGCCCGGGTAGAGGAGCGTCCCGTCGCCGTTCCCGGCGAACGCGCGCACGTCCCGCCACGGCTCGCGGGTCCACGCCTCGAGGGTCTGGTAATACAGCTCGCCCGCCACGCCGGCGCGCTCGGCGAGCCAGCCCAGCGCGCGCACGCTCGCGCCAGGGCGGTCCACCTCGTACCCGGGCCAGCCGGCGAACTCGCGCACCATCCGCTCGCGCGCGCGCCCCGCGGCCGGCAGCTCGTCGCACCCGTGGCTCAGGCAGGAGGCGTACCAGAACGGGCGCCCGTCCCAGCCGCCCGATCCGCCGCGGCGCGCGCCCGGGAACGCGGCCGGGCCCTTCCCGTCGAAGAAGACGAGGTTCGGCGCCCAGGCCTCGACCAGCCCCTCGAGCCCGGGGCGCGGCTCGCTCGTGACGAAGGTGCGCACGCCCGCCTCGCGCGCCGCCCGCGCCCGCCGCGCCAGCGCCGGCAGCTCGCCGGGCTTCGGCTCGTCGAGCGTGTAGAGCCAGAGCGCCCCCTCCCAGCCGCGCGCCTGGAAGTGCTCGCGCCAGGCGCGCAGGAGCGCCACCTGATCCGCCAGCGGCGCCTCCCAGTCGCGGGCGCGGACGCGCGCGTCGGCGAAGGTGCCGCGCACGCCGGGCACGAGCGTGCCGTCGAGGATGGGCCCGACCTCGGCGTCGTAGGCGCTCCAGTCGAGCGCGCAGCGCGCCGCGGTGCAGTCGCCGGCCGGCGGGTCGTAGCTGAGCCCGTGCGGCGAGACGCGGTGCCGCAGCAGCGCGGCGGCGAGGGCGCGCGCCAGGACCGGATCGTCGGGGCGGCCGAGCGCCTTCGTGCCGACGCGCGTCGGGAGGCCGAAGGTGACCGTGTGCGCGCTCGTGGCGGGGAGCGCGAACGGCCACACCTCGAGCCGCACCGGCACCTCGGCGAGCGCGCGGGCGCCGTCGGCGAGCCGGACCGCCCCGCGGTAGCGGCCGGGCGCGGCGCCGGCCGGGACGCACAGCTCGACCCAGATCGCCTGCAGCCGCCCCGCCGGGACCGCCACCGGGAACGCGCGCCGCGGCTCGCCGAAGAAGCCGTCGCGGACCGGCACGAGCGGGTCGGGCCAGGCGCCGCGCGCGCCGTCGGGGCCGGAGGGCGCGGCGAGCTCCACCGTCGCGACGCGGTAGAGGGCGGGCGCGAGGGCGGAGGGGCCGGCCAGCGCGGGCGCCTCGGCCGTGAGCGCGGCGAGGGGCCGCGCGGCGCGCACCGCGATCTGGGCCGACTCGCACTCCCCGCGCGCGGCGGAGAGCTCGATGGCGCGCCCCGGCGGCAGCGGGTCCCCCGGCCGGAGCTTGTCGAGGGCGCCGGCGGTCCCGAAGACCCCCGGCGCGGCCGGGGCCGCGGCGGCGAGGAGCGCGGCGGCGAGGAGCGCGAGAGCCACGCCGGGAGGGTGGGCACGGGCCCGGGGCGCCGCAGGGCGCCACCCGCGGCCACGCCTCATCCGGGCGCCGCGCGCGGGGAGCCGCGGGCGCCGCCGTCCCCTATGTTCCGCCGCGAGCCAGGAGGTCCCCCTTGCGCACGCTCCGCCTTGGCCTCGCCGCCGCCCTCGTCGCCCTCGCCTGCAGCCACCGCCCGGCGGGCCCTCCCGCGCCGCCCGAGGCCACCGCGCCCCCGCCGCCCGGGGTCGCGCGGGTGTGGCACGGGCGCGTCCAGGCGGAGAAGGCGGACGCGTACGCCGCCTACCTGGCGAGCGCCATCACCAAGTTCCGGACCCTCCCCGGTAACCTCGGCTACGAGCTGCTGCGCGAGGACGGAGGCGCCGAGACGCACTTCATGGTCGTGAGCTACTGGACGACGGCGCAGGCCATCCACGCCTACGCGGGCGACGACATCTCCCGCACCCGGGCGCTGCCGCGCGATCCGGAGTTCCTCGTGGACCCGGAGCCGCTGGTGCACAACTACCGGGTGGTCGTGCAGGACCTCGCCCGCTGAGGCGGGCCGGCCACCCCCTACGTCCGGCGGGCGCCGGTCGGGTATGCTGCGCCCGTGCCGTGTGCCCTCGTCGTCGACGACTCCGCCAGCCAGGTGCTCGGCATCGCCGCGGCGCTGACGCGCGCGGGCTACGCGCCCGTGCACAGCGCGGTGGACTGGGCCGAGTGCCGGCGCGCGCTCGCCCGCGACGTCCCGGCGCTCATCGTGCTCGACGTGACGATGCCGGGCATGGTGAGCGGCGACGTCATGGCGATGCAGCTCCGCCGGAACCCGCGCTGCGTCGGGGCGCGCCTGGTGCTCTACTCGGGGCTGCGCGAGCACGACCTCGCGGTCCTGGCCGAGCGGTGCGGAGCGGACGCCCACCTCCGCAAGGGCGACGAGGCCGCGCTCGTCGCGCTGTGCAAGCAGCTCGTCCCGCCGGAGGTCCCGTGAGCACGCTCGACCCGGACGCGCTGCCCGAGGTGGCGGTGGCGTTCATGAACGCCGATCACCGCGAGGAGGCGCGCCGGCTGGTCGCCCTCACCGAGGCCCTGTCGGCGCTGAGCCAGGGACGGGGCGATCGCGGCGAGGTCGTCCGCCGGTGGACGGCGCTCGTGCAGCACACCCGCGAGCACTTCGCCCGCGAGGAGCGCGCCATGGAGCAGACGCGCTTCCCGCCGCGCGACGTGCACCGGGCCGAGCACGAGCTGGTGCTCTCCGCCATGGAGACGGAGGAGCAGGCGTTCCTCCAGGACGGCGACGCGGCGCGCCTCGCCCGCTACGTGGACCGCGCGCTGCCCGACTGGCTCCGCCGCCACATCGAGACGATGGACCTCGTGACCGCGCGCTTCCTGGCCGCCCGCGGCGCGTGAGCCGCTGGCGGCCGGCGCTCGGCTCAGGGCCCGCTCACGGACGGCCGGCGGAGGTCCGCCGGCGCGGCGCGGGGCGGGGCGACTTCACGCCCAGGAAGACGACGTGCCGCGCCCCCGCCGAGCCGGCGCGCGCCGGCGCGGGCACCGCCTCGGCCGCGAAGCCGGCCCGCCGCAGCGCCGCCAGGTAGCGATCGTCGGGGCCGGCCGACCACACCGCCAGCGCGCCCCCGGGCTTCAGCGCCTCGAACGCCAGGTGCACGCCGGCCTCGCCGTACAGCCGCTCGTTGCGGCCGTGGACCAGCGCCGACGGCCCGTTGTCCACGTCGAGCAGGATGGCGTCGAAGGCGCGGGTCGCCTCGGCGATGCGGTCCGCGACGTCGGAGACCTGGAGGCGCACGCGCGGGTCGTCGAGCGGGCGGCCGGCCAGCGCCGACACCGGCCCGCGGTTCCAGTCCACGAGCGCCCGCGACAGCTCCGCCACGATGACGCGCGCGCCGGCGGGCACGCGGTCGAGCACCGCGCGCACCGTGTAGCCGAGCCCGAGGCCCCCCACCAGCACCGTGTCGCGCCGGGCCGCGCGCTCCAGCCCCAGCGCCGCCAGCCCCTCCTCGGAGCCGTGGGCGCGGGACGACACCAGCACGTGGCCGCCGGCCCGCACCACCCACTCCGCGCCGCGCCGCGCCAGCACGAGCTCCGTGCCGTCCGGCGCGAGCGCGCGATCGATCGTCTCCCAGGGCTTCATCGGGGCGGCAGGATACCCCGAGACCCGGGCCGGCGCACACCCTGCGCCCTCCTCATACACGCTGCGTGATGGCCGGGCCGCGCGGCTCTGCTAGACTCGCCGGCCACGCAGCGCGGGAGGGGTCTTGCGCAGACGAGTTCTGGTGGTGCTGCTGGCGCTGCTCGGCGCGGGCTGCATGTCGACCGCCCGGGTGAGGCCGGACGCGGACCGGTGGCGCCGGGGCGTGAAGACGGTGGCGGTGCTGCCGTCCATCCGCGTCTACGAGGTGTCGGCCGGCGAGGTTCGGGAGCAGCGCGACGACTGGTCCGCGGAGGGCACCCGCCTCGTGGCGGACGCGCTCTCGGCCGGCCTGGCCGAGCGGGGCCTCACCCCGCGCGTCCTCGACCCCAAGGCGGAGAAGGCCGACCCGGAGCTGCGGGAGGTCCGCCTGCTCTACGAGGAGGTGAGCCTGGGCGTCTACCTCCTCGCCTACCCGCCCTTCGCCTCGCGCCACGTGCTCGAGCACTTCGACTACGAGGTGGGGTCGCTCGAGCGCGTGCTCGAGCGCGCCCGCGCCGACGCCCTGCTCGTCGCCTACGGCAAGTCCAACGTCTCCACCACCGGGCGCGCCATCACCCGCGCCCTCTTCGGCGGACAGTCCGACTTCAACCTGCTCACGGTGGGGCTCCTCGACCGCAAGGGCCACCTGGTGTGGTTCGACCTGGCCGGCGCCGAAGACCTGCGCGACCCCGGGACCGTGGGGCGCGCGGTGGCGGGGCTCCTCGACCGCCTGCCGGGGGAGGACCGGTGACGTCCCGCCCGCTGGCGCTCGCCGCGGTCGCGCTCGTGCTCGCCACCGGCTGCGCGGCCGCGCGCCTGCCGTCCCTCGCCGACGGCGAGCCGGTGATGGAGCAGGACGAGCGGCGCATGTGGCGGGTGGCCGAGGAGGCGGAGGACGACGCGCGGCACAACGGCGCGCTCGACCCCGACCCGGCGCTCGATCGCTACCTGGGGCAGGTGCTGAAGAAGCTCCTCCCGGCGCGCGCCGCCGGCCGCCTCCGCGCACACGTCTTCGCGGTGGCCGATCCCCGCCTCGACGCCTTCGCGCTGGCGGACGGGGCCATCTTCGTCTCGACCGGCCTGCTCTGCCGGCTCGAGAACGAGGCCCAGCTCGCGATCCTGCTCGGGCACGAGCTCACCCACGCGCTCCACCGGCACGCGGTGGTCGAGCACCGGACGGTCAAGAACAGCGCGGCGGTCTCCGCCAGCTTCGGGGGCGGGCTGGGCCTGGGGCGCCTGGGCGCGCTCGCCACCGTGGCCGGCTACTCGCGCGAACTGGAGCGCGAGGCGGACGAGGAAGGCCTCGCGCTCGCCGCCGGGGCCGGCTACGACGTGGCCGAGGCGCCGCGGCCCTTCGAGCACCTCCTGGCGTGGATGGAGGAGGAGGAGCTCGAGGAGCCGTTCCTGTTCGCGGACCACCCGCGTCTGAAGGACCGGATCGGGAACTACCGCCGGCTCCTCGCCACGGCCTACGCCGGCCGCAAGGGCGGCGAGAAGGGCCAGGACCGGTACCTCGCCGCGGTGCGCGAGCTGTACCTCCGCAACGCGCGGCTCGACCTCGCCGCCGGCCGCTTCGGCCCGGCCGAGCGCGGCGCCGCCCGGTACCTGGAGCTCCGGCCCCGCTCGGCGCCGGCGCTGGCGCTCTTGGGCGACGTCGCCGGCCAGCGCCAGGAGAAGGGCTCGGAGGCGAAGGCCGCCGAGCACTACCGGAAGGCGCTCGCGATCGACCCCGCCTGCCCCGAGGCGCAGCGCGGGCTCGGCCTCGCGCTCGCCCGCGCCGGCGACAAGAAGGGCGCGCGCCCCGCGCTGCGCCGGTACCTGGAGCTGCGCCCGCGCGCCGAGGACCGCGCCTGGATCGAGGCCGAGCTGGCCGAGCTGGAGGGGAAGCCATGAGGGTCGTCGCCGCACTGCTCCTCGCGCTGGGGCTCACCGGCTGCATGGGCCCGCAGACGCCGTGGGATCCCATCGGCCCGCGCTACGCCTCGAGCAACTGGTTCGGCCCGAAGTACGCGCTCGACATCCCGGAGGGCTGGCTCAAGCTCAACGCCGGGGAGGGCCTCACCAGCACCCGCGACGGGTGGACGCTGCAGAAGATCACCGTCCGCGTGCTCGATCCGGACAAGCCGCTCGGCCACACCAAGAAGACGCTCCGCGCCGGCATGGCGCCGCGCGAGCTGGCGGAGGTGCTCGTGGACGACGTGCGCGCGTCGGGCGCGCACGGCCTCTCGGTGGTCGAGACCAAGCCGGCGACGCTGGCCGGCGCGAAGGGCTTCCGCGCCGTCCTCGCCTACAAGGACGCGGAGGGCCTCGGCCGCCGCGCCGTGCTGACGGGCGCGTTCGTGGGCGACCGCGTGTGGCAGCTCGCCTACGACGCGCCCGAGCGGGTGTACTTCCAGAAGGACCTGCCGACGTTCGAGAAGGCGCTGGCGAGCTTCACGGTGCGGTAGGCTGGCCTGGCCGCGGCCGCCGCCCGGCCACCATGCGCCTCCACGCCCGGCTCCTCCTCGCCTCGCTCCTGCTCTCCGCCGGCGGCTGCTCGTGGTTCTGGCCGACGGTCGTGCGCACCTCGCCGCGCGAGCCGCTGTTCCACAGCGGGTTCCCGCTGGTCGGCCCGGCGCGGCTCGACGGCGCGCTCTGCTCGCTCGTGACGCTCGGCCCCGACGCGCTGGCGGTGGTGGAGCCGCCCGAGCCGCTCGACCGGGCGATCCCGCTCGAGCGCGCCTGCCCGGACGCGCGGTCGAGCGGTGAGGGATGGCCCAATCGCGCGCCGCCCCTCGTCCGCCTCGAGACGCCCCACGGGCCGGTGCACGGGTACCTCCACGCGCCGAAGTCGGCGACGGGTCTCCTCGTCGCCTTCAGCGGCCTCGGGATGCCCGCCTCGGGCTGGGTGAACGAGCGCTTCGCGGAGGTCGCGGCGCGCTCCGGGCTCGCCACGTTCGCGCCGGTCCGCGACGAGGCGGCGCGCCCGATCTGGTTCGACCCGCGCCGCGAGGCGACGCGCGCGCTCGACGCTGCCGAGCAGATCGCGAGCGCGTGCGCGATCGAGGATCCGCGCCGGCTGGCGTTCGTCGGCATCTCCATGGGCGGGCTCGAGGCGCTGCTCGCGAACCGCGAGGCGCTCGGGCGCGGCCTGGACACCCGGGCGGCGGTCCTCGATCCGCTGCTCGACTTCGCGCTCGTCGCCGACCACCTCGACAGCTTCTGGCACCCGCTCGCGGTGGACGCGGTGCAGGCCTACTTCCGGCGCATCCTCGCCGGCCGCTACGGCGAGGACCCGGCGCCCAGCTTCCGCGAGGTGCTGCGCCGCACGGCCGCGCACCCCGAGGCGATGACCGACCCCGTCGCCGACGCGCCGCCGCGGTGGCTGTGCGAGGCGCGGCGCGAGGCGTACCTCGTCTTCTTCTCCGAGGCGGACCCGGTGCTGGGCGACGGGCAGCGCGAGTTCGCGCGCGCCTGCCGCTTCCCGACCCGGCCTGCGGGCGCGCCGGGACACACGCCGCTCGCCTGCCGCCCGGAGCTCTTCGAGGAGCTGGTCCGCGGGGCCGTGGCGCGGCCCCGCGTGGCCTGCCCCGGCTCACTTCTTCGCGGGCGCGAACCCGAGGAACGTGCCGAGCGCGGAGGGGTTGAGGCTCGTGAGCAGGCTGATCCTCACCTCCGACGGATCGCCCGGCGGCCCGATCCCGCGATCGACCTTCATCCGTAGCAGCAGGCGCACCCACTTGCTCCCGAACGACGGGACCTCGATCTGGCCCTCGGCGTAGACGCGGTTCTGGTTGGCGCCCCTCCAGAACTGGTCGTTCGCGTACCCGGCCTCGACGAAGCCGCGCGTGTTGCCGAAGCTCTCGGCCGGCTCACCCGCGTTGTAGCCGAGGACCTGCATCCGGAGCCCCGTGAAGAGGCGGCCGCGGACGTCCGTCTTGTCGCCCGAGATGAGGCTGCGCATCCCGGCGCCCAGGACGGGGGCGAGCCACGGCTGGTGGCTCTCCTTCGCGCCGGCGAGGAACGGGAACGACGACCTGCCGTCGAGGTCGAGCAGGGCCCGCCCTGCGACGTCGAGCGTCGTGCCGCCGGTGTTGAGGAAGGAGGTCTGCGTGGCGCCGGGCGGCGGCGTCTGGAGCACCTCCACCTTCGTGAGCCGCAGGTCGACGTCCCCGCTGAGCCAGCTGAGCCAGCGCGAGTTGGCGTTGAGCGCCGCCTCGACGTGCGACGCGAACGAGCCGGCGGCGTCGAGGGCGAACGCGGCGCCGACGTCGATGGCGAGGTGGTGCTGCTCGAGCACGACCACGTCCTCGATCCGGACCCGGCCCGAGCAGTCCTGCAGCCCGGTGAACTCGACCTGGACGCGCCCGCCGTTCTCGAGGAGCTGCGCGTCCTGGTTCTCGAAGTCGACTCGGAAAACCTGCTCCTCGCAGCCGTTGGCGTCCCCGCTGGCGCAGCGCCGGAAGTACGCCACGTCCTTGAACTCGGCGAGCGGCCGGTCCTTCGAGAGGATGCGGATGGACGGGAGCTCCCTCGCGTCCCGCGTGCTGGCGACGCGCTCCAGCGTCGACGGCTCGACGGGGGCGAACTTGGCGTTGGTCGTCATGAACGATCCGTGGGTGCCGATCCACCGGAACGTCACGACCGGCGGCACGCAGCGCGTGGCGACGGCCTTGAAGTCCATCGCCGGGACGTCCTCGTCCTTGACCGTGACCGTCGCCGCGGCGGGCGTGAAGAGGTAGCCGTCCGCCGACGGCTTGACGGTGTAGGTCCCGTTCGCGAGGTTCCGGATCTCGTACCTGCCGGAGGAACTCGAGGTCGCGCTCGCGCTGTTGCTTCCGCTCACGGTCAAAGTGATCCCGGACACCACCGCCCCGGAGATCGTACCCGAGATGGCGTGCGGCTCCGTCTTGTCCGCCACGAAGTCCACCCCGGGGACGTCCTCGCGGCTCACCACGATCCGCGTGCTCGCCGGGGTGAACACGTACTCCTTGCTGGACGGGGCGACGGTGTACGCGCCGGGAGGCAGCTTCGCGAAGCTGAAGGCGCCGTTGGCATCGGACTTCGTGCTCTTCGTGCCGTCGCCCGTGGTGAGCGTGACCGCGACGTCCTTCTTCGCGGCGCCCGAGATCGTGCCCGACACCGCGT encodes:
- a CDS encoding MSCRAMM family protein; this translates as MRRGLAWCFALLPLVAAAVDPAPAPPAPAPAPTFTLTGKVTGAVVAGVTIALPGAGVPSKVTVTDAAGNYAFDGLAAGAYKVTPALAGYVFAPASADVSVGGGAPGTAPDLVASALAPASYAVSGTISGAAKKDVAVTLTTGDGTKSTKSDANGAFSFAKLPPGAYTVAPSSKEYVFTPASTRIVVSREDVPGVDFVADKTEPHAISGTISGAVVSGITLTVSGSNSASATSSSSGRYEIRNLANGTYTVKPSADGYLFTPAAATVTVKDEDVPAMDFKAVATRCVPPVVTFRWIGTHGSFMTTNAKFAPVEPSTLERVASTRDARELPSIRILSKDRPLAEFKDVAYFRRCASGDANGCEEQVFRVDFENQDAQLLENGGRVQVEFTGLQDCSGRVRIEDVVVLEQHHLAIDVGAAFALDAAGSFASHVEAALNANSRWLSWLSGDVDLRLTKVEVLQTPPPGATQTSFLNTGGTTLDVAGRALLDLDGRSSFPFLAGAKESHQPWLAPVLGAGMRSLISGDKTDVRGRLFTGLRMQVLGYNAGEPAESFGNTRGFVEAGYANDQFWRGANQNRVYAEGQIEVPSFGSKWVRLLLRMKVDRGIGPPGDPSEVRISLLTSLNPSALGTFLGFAPAKK